From the Chloroflexia bacterium SDU3-3 genome, the window ATGCTGCCGCCGCCCGCCGCCAGCGTGGCGGTCGCCGTCGGGGCGGGCTGGCCCAGCGCCAGGGCCAGCTCGCCCGCGCCGCCCTCGCGCACATCCACATCGGCCTGCCCCGCCGCTCCCACGGCGCGGATGCGGTAGGCCCCCGGCGCAAGCCGCAGCGCCACATCGGCCTGCCCGCCCGCCGGAACCCGCAGCTGCGCCGCGATGTGGCGCGTGTTGGCCGGGCCGCCCACGCAGTAGGTCGCGTCGTAGGCCTCGCGGATGTCGGGGCTGACGCTGAAGCGCAGCTCCACCGCCTCGTCGAAGTTCAGGTGGTAGTGGATATTGCAGGCCGCGCAGTGGGCCTCGTGGGCCAGCTCGCCCAGCGTGGTGGCGCGCTCGGTGATGCCTCGGCAGCCGGGGCAGACCACATCCCACTCTAGATCGAGCAGCCCGGCGCGGGTGGCGTAGAGGCACAGCCGCAGCACCTCCTGCCGGTCGGCCCGCCACTGGTCGGCCAGCACGAAGGGCCGCATCTTCACCACATCGGCGTCGGCGGCGGTGCGGATGTGCTGCACCAGCGACTCGGCCAGCGGCCCGGCCACACCCAGCTGGGCCAGCCGCCCCTGGGCGGCCTGCAGCCGCGCCGCGCTCACCCTGGGCTGGCTGCGCGCGGGCGGGATGCGCCCCATCGCGGCGGCCCGCTCGAAGATGCGGTAGACCTTCAGCATGTCGTCCAGAAACTGGCGGGCCACCACCAGATGCGCGGCCAGCCAGCCAGCAAACCAGCGGCTCTCCACCACCACATCCACATCCACCCGCGTCTGCTGGCCCTGCGGCACCAGCGCGGTGCGCACCACCACCCGCGACACCGGAAACGGCGCGTCGAAGATCCGCTCGCTGACAAACCACTGCTCGAACACCCACTGGAAGGGCGGCTCGCGCCAGGCGACCGGCACGCCCATGTAGCGGGCGCGGATGGCCAGGGTGGCGTTCTCGCCCGCCTCCACGCGCTCGGAGGCAGGCAGACCCATCATCCGATTCACGCGGTTGGTGTCCGAGAGCAGCGGCCAGAGCGCCGCTGGCGTGCCATCCAGCACGATGCTGCGCTGGAAACGGGCGGTAGAAAATGACATGCGGGGCTTCTCCCTGTGGTTGCTATCGGCAGCGCTGTGTGGCCCACATGGATAAACGCAGTGCGCCGCCGCAATTTTCCCGCCGCGCCCTAGCTCTCGCTGGCGGCGGGCTTGCTCTGCTTCGACTGCAGGTCGAGCAGGCGGGTGTTCAGCTCGCTCACCTGGCCGGGGTCGGCTAGCACCCGCAGGTGGTCGCCCGCGCGGATCACGGTCGCGCCGCTGGGCACGATCTGCTCGCCGTTGCGCTCGATCAGGATGACCAGCACGTTATGCGGCAGCTCTAGGTCGCGGATAGTGCGCCCGCCCACCAGCGCGCCGATCGGCACCACCAGATCCAGCACGC encodes:
- a CDS encoding adenylate/guanylate cyclase domain-containing protein; protein product: MSFSTARFQRSIVLDGTPAALWPLLSDTNRVNRMMGLPASERVEAGENATLAIRARYMGVPVAWREPPFQWVFEQWFVSERIFDAPFPVSRVVVRTALVPQGQQTRVDVDVVVESRWFAGWLAAHLVVARQFLDDMLKVYRIFERAAAMGRIPPARSQPRVSAARLQAAQGRLAQLGVAGPLAESLVQHIRTAADADVVKMRPFVLADQWRADRQEVLRLCLYATRAGLLDLEWDVVCPGCRGITERATTLGELAHEAHCAACNIHYHLNFDEAVELRFSVSPDIREAYDATYCVGGPANTRHIAAQLRVPAGGQADVALRLAPGAYRIRAVGAAGQADVDVREGGAGELALALGQPAPTATATLAAGGGSIQLANPTDADMLVLVEERTWTTYAASAAIVTAMAEFRTLFSSEVLSPGVGMAVRTMTFLFSDLKDSTAIYDSIGDAPAYARVRDHFALMRRIIDERHGTLVKTIGDAVMAVFPSAGDAGEAAVAIQREFTLGEIAQGRPALRVKLGLHRGPCIVVNANGLLDYFGSTVNTAARIQGESLGGDIVLSSAVMEDEAVRAMVERERAQVEPFERQLKGISQLAMLHRLWLPEAARLAATPPAGQADRRTPHRAEGGLPPAPQGW